From Solibacillus sp. FSL W7-1464:
CATTACAGACATTAATGCAAAACCGGACGACCATCATTATTGCACATCGCCTTTCTACAATTACTAACGCCGACCAGATTTTACTGTTTGAAGACGGTCAGCTGTCAGGCGAAGGTACACACGCGGAGCTTATTGAAGCCCATTCCTACTACAAACAGCTTTGGTCCAAAATGCAAATGGTTTAGAGTAAAAAGTGCTCCGAAGAAAACTTCGCAGCACTTTTTTTCAGCTATTGAAAAACACGCCAAAACTTGATTACTTTTAACGTGATATATTTAAGCTTTCAATTGAGAGAACTGTATATTTTTACAGCGTTTTTTCAGGATATCCAATACTTCGTTTAAAAAACTAATTTCATCTTTTTCGACCATCCAGGCGTTTTCATCATGCTGAGCAACATACGTACTGCTTACGTACGGGGCATTTTCCGCTGTAATCAGGCGCACATAACCGAATGTCATACCGGCTTCCTTGTAATCGACTCTCAAAATTTCATCATATGAAATAGTCTTCATCCGAGGTTTAGATTTATTTATAAATAGAAACTTTTCGCCAGCATAGTCAATTGTTAGTTCTGTTTTATCTAGTATCACCTTATAGCCACCAAATAATTTAAAGCTATATGTTTTCATCGTTAACGACTCCATTTCAACTATCATTAGTTTTATTATACGGATTGTATCGATGAATTTCTAACTTTTACATAGATTACTGAGCCAAAAGATCCTCAACCGTAATTTTCCCCTTAGCTCAACTTTCCTTCATTAAAACCTTCTATACGGTCTGTCATTCGAAAAATGGATCGCTGTCCACATTAGAGTCGCAATTAACACTAACTCAAAGGCATTTGTAATCGCGTTACTGCCAATATCAATCGGAAATGCACTACCGATCGTCATAACGATTGTACCGACAAGCATCCACCACCATTTTCTTTTCCAGGCAAGCATGATAGAGGCGATTAGCAAGGCAACAAGGACAATCAAAATCATTGGCGGCGGACCGGATGCTGCTTCTGTTGTACTGTAGCTAAGTACACCATACGATTCCTCCGGAGCTAGTTCCAATCCGCTCAGCTCTGCAAAATATTCAACAATCATGGCAACAACCCATAAAGCACCAAATGTAAAAGGAACCCATTTCTTATAGGCAAAATGAAGGTTTGCCTCTTTCATTACAAACAATGAAAAAAGTATTAAAGTAGGTGTGAATATTGCATGAAGCCAAAAACGACCATAGCTTAGGTTTTTAAGAAGGTCTCCCTCTCCTATGACATGGCCTAACGCTAGTACTGCATTATCATAAATCAGGGCAGCGACAACTAAAAATAATATGGCGGATGCAGTTTTTTTATGTTTTGCCATTCCCCAGACGAAAATGGCAATATAGGCAATCGTGAAAAATCCGAAAATATAAGGATCCATCATACCCCTCCTCTTAGTTTCTATTCTTTCCCCTTTACCCCGAAATTAAATTATTAAAAAGATTAGAAACAGAACGAAGCGGGAAATATTCTTTAGATAATACAAGGGGGGACTATTTATGGAATTACACAATGGTTTATTATTTTGGCCAACGACACTTTTAAAAGAACCACACACGAACCCACCAATTAAACCTCATTATGATGCGATTATCGTAGGTGCCGGAATGAGCGGAATACTGACGGCGAAAGCATTAATCGATGAAGGTTTAACGGTAGCAGTTTTAGAACGAAACGAGCTCGGCTCCGGCAGTACTTCCGCCAATACAGGACTACTTCAATATTCAAATGATATTCAGTTACATGAACTAAGTGATTTAATCGGAGAGGAGGATGCTGTACGTTTTTATAAACTTTGCTTGGAGGCAGTTGACCGCCTGGCGGAAATTGCGCAACCATTAAAAGACCAGGCAGATTTCAATCGACGTCCAAGCATCTGTTTTGCCAGTGAAAAAAAAGACGTGTCAAAGCTTGAAAAAGAATGCGAAATATTGGTAAAGAACGGGTTCCCTGCTGAATTTTGGAATGAACTTGTCGTAGAAAAGCGCTTGCCTTTTAATGCGCCTGCTGCTTTGTACACACAAAGCGATGCGGAAATGAACCCTTACAAATTCGTGGTTTCATTAACTGAGCAGCTTATCGCTAAAGGGCTGGACTTATTTGAAAACACGTATGCCAACATCATTGAGGATGAAGGAAATGAGATCATTTTGCATACTATGAACGGAATCTTTAAAACATCCCGTATTGTATACACGACCGGCTACGATCGGCTGCCATATGGAAAAATGAAAGGTGCTGATATTAACCGCTCTTATGCGATTGTCACAGAGCAAAAACCCGGCTTTGAAGGTTGGTACGAAAATGCACTCATTTGGGAAACTGCCCGCCCGTATTTATATATGCGAAAAACAGTGGATCACCGTATTATAATCGGGGGATTAGACGAAAAGAGAGCCGATCCTGCCAAACATGAAACAAAAGTGGAAGCAATGGCAAACGAATTGCTTGATAAACTTCATGAACTATTGCCTGATGAAACCTTCCATGCCCCATATAAATATTGTGCTTCCTTTGGCGAGTCATTAGACCATCTTCCTTTCATCGGACAGCATCCAGAACAGCCGAATCACTATTACCTGCTCGGATTTGGGGGTAACGGCACGGTCTATAGTATGCTTGGCTCGCATATTATTGCCGATTTAGTCATGAATCGCCCGAATGACGACGCGCGTCTCGTGACATTGGACCGGAAATATGGAATTAAATAATCGAAAAACCTGTATTGTTGGAATTGTATTTTTAAATTTTGCCTCTTTGTTATAAGCTATTAAGCAGAAGGGGGGACTTTTTCATGGTTTTTAAATCGAAGGTGGATATTTGGATGGCTATTATATTTATTTTAGTTCCAATCTCTATGATATACGGGGTCATTACAGAGCCAAGTGCAATTTTGCTCCTTATTACGGCATTCATGATTGTCTTATTGTGCATACTGTTTTTTGGTACAAAATACGTCATCGAAAAGGACGTACTCATCGTTTACGGCGGTATTTATAAAAAGCGAATCCCAGTTAAACAAATACGCAGCTTGCGCCCATCGAAAAATCCTTTATCGGCTCCGGCTATGTCAATCGACCGGATTGAAATTACCTTTGATCCGCATATTCAAATCATTCTTGTATCTCCAAAAGAAAAAGAGCTGTTTGTAAAAAAGCTACTTGAAATCAATCCAGGTATTGCGCTCAAGTCATAGAAAAGTCCACGCAAACTGAATGATCAGTCTGCGCGGATCTTTTAAACGAGTATTCCTTTTTCACTTAATCGTTGTGAAAAATCGTCAATCGTCAATGGACGGCTATAATAGTAGCCCTGGACAAATTCACAGTCAAACTCCCGTAAAAGGTGCAAGTCTTCATGTTCCTCCACACCTTCCGCCACTACTTTTAAATTAAGTGCACGCGCCAAAGAAATCATCGCTGAAACCATGGCAATATCCGCATTGTTTTTATACATTTTGTGGATGAACGTACGATCGATTTTCAGTAAATCAATCGGAAATTTCTTCAAATAGCTTAATGAGGAATAGCCTGTCCCAAAGTCATCAATAGCCAATGTAATATCCATTTCACTCAATTGTTCGATCGTTTTGAGCAAATCTGAATTTTGATCCAGGAAACTCATTTCTGTAATCTCGATTTCCAGTACACTTGGTGAAATTCCATGCTGCTGTAAAATTCGGTTTAAACGATCAATAAAATTATCTGCTTTCAAATGGCTTGGTGAAATATTAACAGCCACACGAAGATTTAAGTTGAATTGTTCATTCCATTCTGTTGCTTGGCGACCGGCTTTAGCAATAACCCACTCACTTATGTCACTGATCAGTCCAAAATCTTCTGCAAATGGGATGAACTGATCCGGCGGTACAAAACCAAGCTCCTCGTCAAACCAGCGTATCAGTGCCTCCATCCCTTCAATTTTATTTGTTTGCAGGTTCACTTTAGGCTGGTAATACAATTCAAATGCCTCGTTTTTAATTGCATCATGTAACTTTGTTTCCAATGTCAGTAGTTGGTTATGTGAAAAGCGTTGTTGTTTTTTATATATGACAAAACCCTTATTATTGCTCTTTTTGCCTCATGCATCGCAATATCCGCATATTTCAATATATCATGCGCAGATTGACCATGCTCCGGGTAATTTACCGCTCCTATACTGATCGATGCATAAAAAGTATGGTTATTTAAATTGAATTGACGTTTAAATAGCGCTTGTATATCTTCTGCGGCACTTTCAAGTAATGCTGAATCTTTTAAAATACAAATGAATTCATCTCCACTTAAACGGTAAAAAGTCATCAATGGACTGTTCAGTATTTTTGTTCGTACCGCAATTTCTGCCAAAAACATATCTCCGACACCGTGCCCTAGGCCATCGTTAATATTTTTAAACCGGTTCACATCAAATAATATGAGTGAAAATGGCTGCTGTTCCACTTCAATCAGTGTTTTTAAATCCGTAAGCAACATCCTGCGATTTGGCAGCTCTGTCAAATCATCATGATGTGCAATATGTATCATTTCCCCAATTTTCTTTTGCGCGGTAATATCTGTACGAATCGAAATATACTGATAGGGTTTTCCTTTTGCATTTAAAAACGGCACAATTGTTGTCTGTACCCAATATGTTGAACCATCCTTTGCACGGTTACATACTTCTCCGTGCCATGTCTTACCTGAACCGATTGTACGCCACATTTCCTTAAAAAAAGTATTCGGATGATAGCCTGAATTTAAAAGTCGGTGATCTTTACCAATGAGTTCACAACGTTCATATTTGGAAATTTTACAAAACCGGTCATTTACCATTGTGATAATGCCTCTCTGATCTGTAACAGCCAAAATGGACGACTCGTCTAATGCAATTTTAATATTTTGTAATTCTTCTACGGTCAGTTGCATTGAACTTAGTACATTTTTATCTTCTGTTTTCACCATCTATCCACCAACTTCTATTTAGTGATTCTTTTCTAATATATTTTCGGAAAATTTGCATTCTTTAATCTATAATTATAGTTCTTATTTAATGATTTTAGTAGTACTTTTAGATAGTTTCGGCTGTTTTCCATATTTTTTTACTTTTCGCCCTTCATTTTATAAATGAAATTATTTTTTCCCTTTTCGTTTTCAGAAACTATAACGTATTTTTTCTCTATTAAATATTCCACAACTCAACATTTAGTGGAATATTCTGATAAAATTATAGTAATTTCCAGTGAAAGGATTGATAAAAATGAAACCATTTATGAAAGTGATTGAAAAGTAATCTTTCAACTCTTTTCAATCAAACAGACATAAAAATTAATTTGAAAAGAGGAAAACGATGTATACAGACCAGGACTTAGTTATACGACCAATAACGGAACAAGATATGGAACGTTTATGGGAGCTGATTTATAAAGATGAACAGCCCGAGTGGAAAAAGTGGGATGCTCCGTACTATCCGCATAGAGCGATTCCTTTTGAACAGTTTATCCAGACAAAGCAGGATTGGATCGGGGATGAAGGCTCTTGGATCATTGAAGTGGAAGGCATTGTACGCGGAATTGTCTCCTATTACTGGGAACATGAACCGTCAAAATGGCTTGAAATAGGTATTGTTCTGCATGAAGGGCAATCATGGGGAAAAGGGATTGGAACAAGAGCATTAAAATTATGGATTGCACACTTATTTCATACAATGCCATTAGTGCGTATCGGATTTACGACATGGTCAGGCAACGAACGCATGATCCGTGTTGGCGAAAAACTTGGGATGCAGCTAGAAGCAAGAATCCGTAAAGTTCGCTATTACGAAGGGTATTATTATGATTCGATTCGCATGGGGTTACTTAGAGAAGAATGGGAAACATTGAATAACGAATAATTTTTCAGGGGTGGAAAAGATGAGCGTAAAAGAGAAACTGCAAGCAAACTTTGAGGTCATGGTTGAAATCCGAAGACATCTGCATATGTATCCGGAGCTTTCATTCAAAGAAATTAATACACCAAAACTTATTGCCGAAAAACTTCGCTCTTTTGGGATTGAAGTAAAAGAGAAGGTGGGAGGAAATGGGGTTACAGGTTATTTAGAGGGTGCCTTCGACGGACCGACAATTGCGTTCCGAGCAGATTTTGACGCACTTCCGATTCAAGATGAAAAAGAAGTGCCCTACAAATCGAAAGTCGATGGGGTAAGCCATGCATGTGGTCATGATATCCATACAGCCGCACTGCTCGGATTGGCAAAATCACTTGCTGATAACCGTGACGTACTTCACGGCAATGTCGTATTCATCCATCAATTTGCGGAAGAAGTCGTACCAGGTGGCGCGAAGGCAATGGTAGATGCAGGTTGCCTGGACGGTGTGGACTATGTATACGGTTCCCATGTCTCATCCTGGAGCGAATTGGGCACTGTGCTGTTTTGTGAGGGCTACGCAATGGCAGCTGCCGACTTTTTTGAACTTACTATTCAAGGTAAAGGCGGACATGGTGCATCACCTCATGAAACAATAGACCCGATTGTTGCTGCAGCACAATTTGTATTTGGTGTGCAGCCGATCGTCAGCAGAAATACCGATCCGATTGAATCTGCTGTTATTACAATCGGAAAAATTGAAAGTGGCACAGTTGGCAATGTCATCCCTGATAAAGCCCATTTAACAGGAACTGTTCGTACATTCAATCCAGCAATTCGCGATATGGTCGAAGAGAAGCTAAACAACTTATGCAAAGCGATTGAAATTCAATACGGTGCTACGCTTGAATTTAACTATACTCGCGGCTATGATGCCGTCTATAATCACCCGGCCGAAACCGCTATGCTTCGGGAAGCTGTCTCAGTAAACCTGCCAGACCTGCAAGTATTGTATGCCCCGCCTCGCATGGGAGCAGAAGATTTCACCTATTATTTACAGGAAAAGCCCGGCACGTTTTTCTTCACAGGCGGCGGCAATCCGGAAATCAATGCAGTCTATCCGCATCACCACCCAAGATTCGATGTGGATGAACAGTCCATGCTTAATATTGCCGATGTGTTTGTGGAAGCATTAAAGCTACATGGTGTTGTAAAATAATTTTACTGGAACTGCCAGGTTCTTTAAGGGGGTTTATAGAAAATGAAAAATGTAAAAAATGAGCTGTTTGAATGGATTAAAGTTA
This genomic window contains:
- a CDS encoding PH domain-containing protein, which encodes MVFKSKVDIWMAIIFILVPISMIYGVITEPSAILLLITAFMIVLLCILFFGTKYVIEKDVLIVYGGIYKKRIPVKQIRSLRPSKNPLSAPAMSIDRIEITFDPHIQIILVSPKEKELFVKKLLEINPGIALKS
- a CDS encoding sensor domain-containing protein — translated: MVKTEDKNVLSSMQLTVEELQNIKIALDESSILAVTDQRGIITMVNDRFCKISKYERCELIGKDHRLLNSGYHPNTFFKEMWRTIGSGKTWHGEVCNRAKDGSTYWVQTTIVPFLNAKGKPYQYISIRTDITAQKKIGEMIHIAHHDDLTELPNRRMLLTDLKTLIEVEQQPFSLILFDVNRFKNINDGLGHGVGDMFLAEIAVRTKILNSPLMTFYRLSGDEFICILKDSALLESAAEDIQALFKRQFNLNNHTFYASISIGAVNYPEHGQSAHDILKYADIAMHEAKRAIIRVLSYIKNNNAFHITNY
- a CDS encoding M20 metallopeptidase family protein, whose amino-acid sequence is MSVKEKLQANFEVMVEIRRHLHMYPELSFKEINTPKLIAEKLRSFGIEVKEKVGGNGVTGYLEGAFDGPTIAFRADFDALPIQDEKEVPYKSKVDGVSHACGHDIHTAALLGLAKSLADNRDVLHGNVVFIHQFAEEVVPGGAKAMVDAGCLDGVDYVYGSHVSSWSELGTVLFCEGYAMAAADFFELTIQGKGGHGASPHETIDPIVAAAQFVFGVQPIVSRNTDPIESAVITIGKIESGTVGNVIPDKAHLTGTVRTFNPAIRDMVEEKLNNLCKAIEIQYGATLEFNYTRGYDAVYNHPAETAMLREAVSVNLPDLQVLYAPPRMGAEDFTYYLQEKPGTFFFTGGGNPEINAVYPHHHPRFDVDEQSMLNIADVFVEALKLHGVVK
- a CDS encoding NAD(P)/FAD-dependent oxidoreductase, with the protein product MELHNGLLFWPTTLLKEPHTNPPIKPHYDAIIVGAGMSGILTAKALIDEGLTVAVLERNELGSGSTSANTGLLQYSNDIQLHELSDLIGEEDAVRFYKLCLEAVDRLAEIAQPLKDQADFNRRPSICFASEKKDVSKLEKECEILVKNGFPAEFWNELVVEKRLPFNAPAALYTQSDAEMNPYKFVVSLTEQLIAKGLDLFENTYANIIEDEGNEIILHTMNGIFKTSRIVYTTGYDRLPYGKMKGADINRSYAIVTEQKPGFEGWYENALIWETARPYLYMRKTVDHRIIIGGLDEKRADPAKHETKVEAMANELLDKLHELLPDETFHAPYKYCASFGESLDHLPFIGQHPEQPNHYYLLGFGGNGTVYSMLGSHIIADLVMNRPNDDARLVTLDRKYGIK
- a CDS encoding putative bifunctional diguanylate cyclase/phosphodiesterase; the encoded protein is MYYQPKVNLQTNKIEGMEALIRWFDEELGFVPPDQFIPFAEDFGLISDISEWVIAKAGRQATEWNEQFNLNLRVAVNISPSHLKADNFIDRLNRILQQHGISPSVLEIEITEMSFLDQNSDLLKTIEQLSEMDITLAIDDFGTGYSSLSYLKKFPIDLLKIDRTFIHKMYKNNADIAMVSAMISLARALNLKVVAEGVEEHEDLHLLREFDCEFVQGYYYSRPLTIDDFSQRLSEKGILV
- a CDS encoding GNAT family N-acetyltransferase — translated: MYTDQDLVIRPITEQDMERLWELIYKDEQPEWKKWDAPYYPHRAIPFEQFIQTKQDWIGDEGSWIIEVEGIVRGIVSYYWEHEPSKWLEIGIVLHEGQSWGKGIGTRALKLWIAHLFHTMPLVRIGFTTWSGNERMIRVGEKLGMQLEARIRKVRYYEGYYYDSIRMGLLREEWETLNNE
- a CDS encoding phospholipid phosphatase, which translates into the protein MDPYIFGFFTIAYIAIFVWGMAKHKKTASAILFLVVAALIYDNAVLALGHVIGEGDLLKNLSYGRFWLHAIFTPTLILFSLFVMKEANLHFAYKKWVPFTFGALWVVAMIVEYFAELSGLELAPEESYGVLSYSTTEAASGPPPMILIVLVALLIASIMLAWKRKWWWMLVGTIVMTIGSAFPIDIGSNAITNAFELVLIATLMWTAIHFSNDRPYRRF